One part of the Streptomyces sp. AM 2-1-1 genome encodes these proteins:
- a CDS encoding (2Fe-2S)-binding protein: MNVPTAPPGAAAPASPVASAYARLAEVFPGLRTDVLAPGAPLPSGPGWVRADRLASGGAVVDAFLEWDEAQVRRDYQQSARPDVVASFGLHRYAWPVCLLVTLPWFLHRRVPRVPVEDVAFQRALGHFAVRAGEFACLPDDPAASHPDARVVPDEAALRAEVLASVAAHMGPVLEGFGPRMRRGKRALWGMATDEIVEGLWYIAHLLGEETRARTELERLLPGATKPYVGAAGFRELTGPNGESLPTRDRASCCLFYTLRPEDTCVTCPRTCDSDRVKRLATAS; encoded by the coding sequence ATGAACGTCCCCACAGCTCCTCCCGGCGCCGCGGCCCCGGCCTCCCCGGTGGCCTCCGCGTACGCGCGCCTCGCCGAGGTCTTCCCCGGCCTGCGCACCGACGTGCTCGCCCCCGGAGCGCCCCTGCCCTCCGGGCCGGGCTGGGTGCGCGCGGACCGGCTGGCCTCGGGCGGCGCGGTCGTCGACGCCTTCCTGGAGTGGGACGAGGCGCAGGTCCGGCGCGACTACCAGCAGAGCGCCCGCCCGGACGTCGTGGCGAGCTTCGGACTCCACCGGTACGCCTGGCCCGTCTGCCTGCTGGTGACCCTGCCGTGGTTCCTGCACCGCCGGGTGCCGCGGGTCCCCGTCGAGGACGTGGCGTTCCAGCGTGCGCTGGGGCACTTCGCGGTCCGGGCGGGGGAGTTCGCCTGTCTCCCCGACGACCCGGCGGCCTCGCACCCCGACGCGCGCGTGGTGCCGGACGAGGCGGCGCTCCGCGCCGAGGTGCTGGCCTCCGTCGCCGCCCACATGGGTCCGGTCCTGGAGGGGTTCGGCCCCCGCATGCGGCGGGGGAAGCGGGCGCTGTGGGGCATGGCGACCGACGAGATCGTCGAGGGCCTCTGGTACATCGCCCACCTGCTGGGCGAGGAGACCCGGGCGAGGACCGAGCTGGAGCGTCTCCTGCCGGGCGCCACCAAGCCCTACGTGGGAGCCGCCGGATTCCGCGAACTGACCGGTCCGAACGGCGAGTCGCTGCCCACCCGCGACCGCGCCAGCTGCTGCCTCTTCTACACACTGCGGCCCGAGGACACTTGTGTCACCTGCCCGCGCACCTGCGACAGCGACCGCGTGAAGAGGCTCGCCACCGCCTCCTGA
- a CDS encoding GntR family transcriptional regulator: MSSFAYPEHPGASGAGPAPRVPQQAGRGPARGGHAHGEAAVPPAVRRHSVRGQVLEALRSALATGELVPGHVYSAPALGADFGVSATPVREAMQRLAAEGAVEVVPNRGFRVVERDARELAELAEVRALIEVPVVLRLARTVPACSWKTLRPLAEATVAAAATGDRPAYARSDRAFHLAVLAFAGNAQLVALADDLHRRCPAPRPGSAPARLRADAAQHTALLDALIAGDLPAVRALVAEHYGSPADPA, encoded by the coding sequence CTGTCGTCCTTCGCGTACCCGGAGCACCCCGGAGCGTCCGGAGCCGGTCCGGCACCCCGCGTACCGCAGCAGGCCGGACGCGGTCCGGCCAGGGGTGGGCACGCCCACGGTGAGGCGGCCGTCCCGCCGGCCGTGCGACGCCACTCCGTGCGCGGGCAGGTCCTGGAGGCCCTGCGGTCCGCCCTGGCCACCGGCGAACTCGTGCCGGGCCACGTCTACTCCGCCCCCGCCCTCGGTGCGGACTTCGGCGTCTCCGCCACCCCGGTCCGCGAGGCGATGCAGCGGCTGGCCGCCGAGGGCGCGGTGGAGGTCGTGCCGAACCGGGGCTTCCGGGTCGTCGAGCGGGACGCGCGCGAGCTGGCGGAACTGGCCGAGGTCCGTGCGCTGATCGAGGTCCCCGTCGTGCTGCGGCTCGCCCGGACCGTGCCGGCCTGCAGCTGGAAGACGCTGCGCCCGCTGGCCGAGGCCACGGTCGCGGCGGCGGCGACCGGCGACCGGCCGGCCTACGCGCGCAGCGACCGCGCCTTCCACCTGGCCGTGCTGGCGTTCGCCGGCAACGCCCAGCTGGTGGCGCTCGCCGACGACCTGCACCGCCGCTGTCCCGCCCCGCGGCCCGGGAGCGCCCCGGCCCGCCTGCGGGCCGACGCGGCGCAGCACACGGCGCTGCTGGACGCACTGATCGCCGGCGACCTGCCGGCCGTACGGGCCCTGGTCGCGGAGCACTACGGGAGCCCGGCGGACCCCGCGTAG
- a CDS encoding ATP-binding protein, with translation MYRRLGHTDSSAVGAVRRDLRDFLRPRVGAESVETAQLLLSELLTNALIHTRNGAAVTATVAGARLRVEVKDFAPGSPRPYVPNAEDGTHGRGLILVRSLANAWGVETQALGKVVWFEVEG, from the coding sequence CTGTACCGCCGGCTCGGACACACGGACAGCTCCGCGGTCGGCGCGGTCCGGCGCGATCTGCGGGACTTCCTCCGTCCCCGGGTCGGTGCGGAATCCGTGGAGACGGCGCAACTGCTCCTGAGCGAGCTGCTGACCAACGCCCTGATCCACACCCGCAACGGCGCGGCCGTCACCGCCACCGTCGCGGGGGCACGCCTCCGGGTGGAGGTGAAGGATTTCGCGCCCGGGTCGCCCCGGCCGTACGTACCGAACGCCGAGGACGGTACGCACGGCAGGGGGCTCATCCTGGTGCGGAGCCTCGCGAACGCCTGGGGAGTGGAGACCCAGGCGCTCGGCAAGGTGGTCTGGTTCGAGGTGGAGGGGTAG
- a CDS encoding protein phosphatase 2C domain-containing protein — protein MSQQNPTAHEDDWWRKLYEGAAPDTGPAAAPDSLDDRFDSAADAVGSPTAPGEADGPPGTAAYEADPYVDGAGPDPDEDDADTDAEADPRTGLRTAAPPTAAPVSGHDDEDALPADHGHEDALPADQGHEDTVITDARHGVVTPGPRPPAARTPAPGPPPLAPRPPAPETRLPEPPVPPHPTSPPPMPPHPVPEPPASGPPQPQPQPHPASVPPQSAPPPSGPRPARPPGVVRFAAPWESPAGPQEPRTFAVPVPQPPEPSPPEPGTGRHARGPASQDTDDPLGRRPTPAGHLGDRSPAYEAEPATLPAATALNLDGLVPDTVLDGARYGTYTLRTASVRGDAARFRGEPRSDALLTARFGSGEGALVLVALARGVRAAEGAHLTAADACRWIGGAVGRSHARLSEDIRAGRRGDLKSGLQRLTDRTYGRLRSRSAELGPDAREHAVGLRCLLLSADPRCRTRVFFGVGAGGLFRLRDGVWQDLEPALPEGGATTGEPVVGYGSPPREPYATGGPGAGDPGTGDPGTGGSGRADDRLTLDLQIVTPAGPYVEDPLPPPSEPFRFRASVARSGDTLLLCSPGFADPMRGEPALAGELAARWSSARPPGLAEFLADLQPQIEGYAEDRTAAAVWEA, from the coding sequence ATGAGTCAGCAGAACCCCACCGCCCACGAGGACGACTGGTGGCGCAAGCTCTACGAAGGGGCAGCGCCCGACACCGGACCAGCCGCCGCGCCGGACAGCCTGGACGACCGCTTCGACTCCGCCGCGGACGCGGTGGGCTCGCCGACGGCACCCGGCGAGGCCGACGGGCCCCCGGGCACAGCGGCGTACGAGGCCGACCCGTACGTCGACGGGGCCGGGCCGGATCCCGACGAGGACGACGCCGACACCGACGCCGAGGCGGACCCGCGCACCGGCCTCCGGACCGCCGCACCCCCGACCGCCGCACCCGTGTCCGGGCACGACGACGAGGACGCGCTCCCCGCGGATCACGGCCACGAGGACGCGCTCCCTGCGGACCAAGGCCACGAGGACACCGTGATCACCGACGCCCGGCACGGTGTGGTGACCCCCGGCCCCCGGCCCCCCGCCGCCCGCACCCCGGCCCCCGGTCCCCCGCCGCTCGCACCCCGGCCCCCGGCGCCGGAAACACGGCTGCCCGAACCACCCGTGCCCCCGCACCCCACGTCCCCACCCCCGATGCCCCCGCACCCGGTGCCGGAGCCACCGGCGTCCGGTCCGCCGCAGCCGCAGCCGCAGCCGCACCCCGCGTCCGTGCCGCCTCAGTCGGCGCCACCTCCGTCCGGGCCGCGCCCCGCCAGGCCGCCCGGCGTCGTCCGGTTCGCCGCGCCCTGGGAGAGCCCCGCCGGCCCGCAGGAGCCCCGCACCTTCGCCGTACCCGTCCCGCAGCCCCCGGAGCCGAGTCCGCCCGAACCGGGCACCGGCCGGCACGCCAGGGGCCCCGCGTCCCAGGACACGGACGATCCGCTGGGGCGCCGGCCCACGCCGGCCGGCCACCTCGGGGACCGCTCACCGGCCTACGAGGCCGAGCCCGCCACCCTGCCGGCCGCCACCGCGCTCAACCTCGACGGACTCGTGCCCGACACCGTCCTCGACGGTGCCCGGTACGGCACGTACACCCTCCGCACCGCCTCCGTACGCGGCGACGCGGCCCGCTTCCGCGGCGAACCCCGCAGCGACGCGCTGCTCACCGCGCGATTCGGCAGCGGCGAGGGCGCCCTCGTCCTGGTCGCCCTCGCCCGGGGCGTCCGCGCCGCCGAGGGGGCGCACCTGACGGCGGCGGACGCCTGCCGCTGGATCGGCGGTGCGGTCGGCCGCAGCCACGCGCGCCTCTCCGAGGACATCAGGGCAGGACGCCGGGGCGATCTGAAATCAGGTCTGCAGCGGCTCACCGACCGTACGTACGGCAGACTCCGCTCCCGCTCCGCCGAGCTGGGCCCGGATGCGCGGGAGCACGCGGTCGGGCTGCGCTGCCTGCTGCTCTCCGCCGATCCGCGGTGCCGCACCCGTGTCTTCTTCGGCGTGGGCGCCGGAGGCCTCTTCCGGCTCCGCGACGGCGTCTGGCAGGACCTCGAACCCGCCCTTCCCGAGGGCGGTGCGACCACCGGTGAGCCGGTCGTCGGCTACGGCTCGCCGCCGCGCGAGCCGTACGCCACCGGTGGCCCCGGAGCCGGTGATCCCGGAACCGGTGATCCCGGAACCGGCGGGTCCGGGCGGGCGGACGACCGGCTGACGCTGGACCTGCAGATCGTGACGCCCGCGGGGCCGTACGTCGAGGACCCGCTGCCACCGCCCTCCGAACCCTTCAGGTTCCGGGCCTCCGTGGCCCGATCGGGCGACACCCTGCTGCTCTGTTCCCCGGGGTTCGCCGATCCGATGCGCGGGGAACCGGCCCTCGCCGGGGAACTCGCCGCCCGCTGGTCCTCCGCGCGACCGCCCGGTCTGGCCGAGTTCCTCGCGGACCTCCAGCCGCAGATCGAGGGGTACGCCGAGGACCGTACGGCGGCCGCGGTCTGGGAGGCGTAA
- a CDS encoding DUF2637 domain-containing protein → MRLTDMSLDWLLPGAVLLVGVMAAVTVVARGKRAAGKASSDDTWERSEDRRRRKEALYATASYLLLFCCAAVAAALSFHGLVGFGRQNLGLGGGWEYLVPFGLDGAAMFCSVLAVREASHGDAALGSRLLVWTFAGAAAWFNWVHAPRGIDHAGAPQFFAGMSLSAAVLFDRALKQTRRAALREQGLVPRPLPQIRIVRWLRAPHETFDAWSLMLLEGVRTLDEAVDEVREDRREQEQDRLRRRDQEKLDRARIKALNRQNRVWSRGRSGRQVDVPALPPGAAADRPAVEPATTEPGQLPLRPRPSLQAVIGAQRTAGDAGPKGSTLSVDGDPLTVDLTAEDDTQALPRLDSLERKLKDLEQQFG, encoded by the coding sequence ATGAGACTGACCGACATGTCGCTCGACTGGCTGCTTCCGGGCGCCGTGCTGCTCGTGGGAGTCATGGCGGCGGTGACGGTGGTCGCGCGCGGCAAGCGTGCCGCCGGCAAAGCCTCGTCCGACGACACCTGGGAACGCAGCGAGGACCGCCGCAGGCGCAAGGAAGCGCTCTACGCCACCGCCTCCTACCTCCTGCTGTTCTGCTGCGCGGCGGTCGCCGCCGCGCTCTCCTTCCACGGACTCGTCGGCTTCGGCCGGCAGAACCTCGGCCTCGGCGGAGGCTGGGAGTACCTCGTCCCCTTCGGTCTCGACGGCGCGGCCATGTTCTGCTCCGTGCTGGCCGTGCGCGAGGCGAGCCACGGAGACGCGGCGCTCGGGTCGCGGCTGCTGGTGTGGACGTTCGCCGGTGCGGCGGCCTGGTTCAACTGGGTCCACGCCCCGCGCGGTATCGACCACGCGGGTGCCCCGCAGTTCTTCGCGGGGATGTCGCTCTCGGCGGCGGTGCTCTTCGACCGTGCCCTGAAGCAGACCCGCAGGGCCGCCCTGCGCGAACAGGGCCTGGTGCCGCGGCCGTTGCCGCAGATCCGGATCGTCCGCTGGCTGCGCGCCCCCCATGAGACCTTCGACGCCTGGTCGCTGATGCTCCTCGAAGGGGTACGCACCCTGGACGAGGCCGTCGACGAGGTGCGCGAGGACCGCCGCGAGCAGGAGCAGGACCGTCTCCGCCGACGGGATCAGGAGAAGCTGGACCGGGCGCGCATCAAGGCGCTCAACCGGCAGAACCGCGTCTGGAGCAGGGGAAGGAGCGGTCGCCAGGTGGACGTGCCGGCCCTGCCTCCGGGGGCCGCGGCGGACCGGCCGGCGGTGGAGCCCGCGACCACGGAGCCGGGTCAGCTCCCCCTGAGGCCGAGGCCGTCGCTGCAGGCGGTCATCGGCGCACAGCGGACGGCGGGTGATGCGGGCCCCAAAGGGAGCACGCTGAGCGTCGACGGTGACCCCCTGACCGTCGACCTCACCGCCGAGGACGACACCCAGGCGCTCCCGCGGCTCGACTCCCTGGAGCGCAAACTCAAGGACCTGGAGCAGCAGTTCGGCTGA
- a CDS encoding helix-turn-helix domain-containing protein — MLSAIGLDERQEAAYRALVALGAAELSRLAHRLGLSETETERSLRRLEQQGLAAQSSARSDRWVAAPPGVALGALLIQQRHELDQAELASALLAAEYRAEASEPSVHDLVEVVTGANAVAQRFHQLQLGAAFEVCALVTGKPIAVSGMDNESEERAASRGVAFRVVVEREVLSLPQGILELSAALGRDEQCRVVERVPTKLMVADRSLAMVPLTGRSAEPAALVVHASGLLESLMGLFEAVWREAIPLRLGEHGGPKETGSGPDATDLEILSLLLAGLTDASVAKQLELGLRTVQRRVKGLMELTGVSTRLQLGWHAYERGWVARSRP, encoded by the coding sequence ATGCTGAGTGCCATAGGTCTCGACGAAAGACAGGAAGCGGCCTACCGCGCCCTCGTCGCCCTGGGAGCCGCCGAACTCTCCCGCCTCGCCCATCGTCTGGGGCTGTCGGAGACGGAGACCGAGCGATCTCTGCGCCGGCTCGAACAACAGGGTCTCGCCGCCCAGTCGTCGGCCCGGTCCGACCGGTGGGTGGCGGCGCCGCCCGGTGTCGCTCTGGGAGCCCTGCTGATCCAACAACGCCATGAACTCGACCAGGCGGAGCTGGCGTCCGCGCTGCTGGCCGCCGAATACCGGGCGGAGGCGAGCGAACCGAGCGTGCACGACCTCGTGGAGGTGGTGACCGGGGCGAACGCGGTGGCCCAGCGCTTCCACCAGTTGCAGTTGGGCGCCGCCTTCGAGGTCTGCGCGCTGGTGACCGGAAAACCGATCGCGGTCAGCGGCATGGACAACGAGTCCGAGGAACGGGCTGCCTCCCGCGGCGTGGCGTTCCGCGTGGTCGTCGAGCGCGAGGTGCTGTCGCTGCCGCAGGGGATCCTGGAGTTGTCGGCCGCGCTGGGCAGGGACGAGCAGTGCCGGGTGGTGGAGCGGGTACCGACGAAGCTGATGGTCGCGGACAGGAGCCTGGCCATGGTGCCGTTGACCGGGCGCTCCGCGGAGCCGGCGGCGCTGGTCGTCCACGCGAGCGGGCTGCTGGAGTCGCTGATGGGGCTGTTCGAGGCCGTCTGGCGGGAGGCGATCCCGCTGCGGCTGGGCGAGCACGGGGGTCCGAAGGAGACCGGGAGCGGCCCCGACGCCACCGATCTGGAGATTCTCTCCCTGCTGCTCGCCGGCCTGACGGACGCGAGCGTCGCCAAGCAGCTGGAGTTGGGGCTGCGGACCGTGCAGCGCCGGGTGAAGGGGCTCATGGAGCTCACGGGGGTGTCGACCCGCCTCCAACTGGGCTGGCACGCCTACGAACGCGGCTGGGTGGCCCGGTCCCGGCCCTGA
- a CDS encoding ribonuclease domain-containing protein: MRIPPRVITLGGSAALLSALLVGAPASAAVADPTPTSAAAYASSPAYAAPAPLSAAVGSICSSDLPSQAHDTLALIDAGGPFPYSQDGVVFQNREGVLPSRASGYYHEYTVITPGSSTRGARRIVTGSAVEDFYTADHYVTFDLVDHGC, encoded by the coding sequence ATGCGCATCCCCCCACGGGTCATCACACTCGGCGGCTCCGCCGCCCTCCTGTCCGCGCTCCTCGTCGGCGCCCCGGCGTCGGCGGCCGTCGCGGACCCCACCCCCACCTCAGCCGCGGCGTACGCCTCCTCCCCGGCGTACGCCGCACCCGCGCCGCTCTCCGCGGCGGTCGGCAGCATCTGCTCCTCCGACCTGCCGTCACAGGCGCACGACACGCTCGCCCTCATCGACGCCGGCGGGCCGTTCCCGTACTCGCAGGACGGCGTGGTCTTCCAGAACCGCGAGGGCGTCCTGCCGAGCCGGGCCTCCGGCTACTACCACGAGTACACGGTCATCACTCCGGGCTCGTCCACCCGGGGCGCGCGGCGGATCGTCACCGGTTCGGCGGTGGAGGACTTCTACACCGCCGATCACTACGTCACCTTCGATCTCGTCGACCACGGCTGCTGA
- a CDS encoding pyruvate dehydrogenase: MAKQNVSEQFVDILVRAGVKRMYGVVGDSLNPVVDAIRRHKGIEWIQVRHEETAAFAAGAEAQITGDLAACAGSCGPGNLHLINGLYDAHRSMAPVLALASHIPSGEIGLGFFQETHPELLFQECSHYNEMISNPQQMPRLLQTAIQHAIGRGGVSVVSMPGDIASQPAPEKSVEHALVTSRPTVRPGDEEIDALCRMVDEAKRVTLFCGSGTAGAHAEVMEFAEKVKAPVGHALRGKEWIQYDNPYDVGMSGLLGYGAAYEATNECDLLILLGTDFPYNAFLPTDVKIVQVDVRPERLGRRSKLDLAVWGDVRETLRCLTPRVKPKSDRKFLDRMLKKHADALEGVVKAYTRKVEKHVPIHPEYVASVLDEIADDDAVFTVDTGMCNVWAARYLTPNGKRRVIGSFSHGSMANALPQAIGAQFTDRHRQVVSMSGDGGFSMLMGDFLTLVQYDLPVKVVLFNNSSLGMVELEMLVAGLPSFGTANKNPDFAAVARAAGAYGVRVEKPKQLESALRDAFKHKGPALVDIVTDPNALSIPPKISADMVTGFALSAGKIVLDGGVGRMLQMARSNLRNVPRP, translated from the coding sequence ATGGCCAAGCAGAACGTGTCGGAGCAGTTCGTCGACATTCTCGTACGGGCGGGAGTGAAGCGGATGTACGGCGTCGTCGGCGACAGCCTGAACCCCGTCGTCGACGCCATCCGCCGCCACAAGGGCATCGAGTGGATCCAGGTCCGGCACGAGGAGACGGCCGCCTTCGCGGCCGGCGCGGAAGCGCAGATCACCGGTGACCTCGCGGCCTGCGCCGGCTCCTGCGGCCCCGGCAACCTCCACCTGATCAACGGTCTGTACGACGCGCACCGCTCCATGGCACCGGTGCTGGCCCTCGCCTCGCACATCCCCTCCGGCGAGATCGGGCTCGGCTTCTTCCAGGAGACCCATCCCGAACTGCTCTTCCAGGAGTGCAGCCACTACAACGAGATGATCTCCAACCCGCAGCAGATGCCCCGCCTCCTCCAGACGGCGATCCAGCACGCCATCGGCCGGGGCGGCGTCAGCGTCGTCTCCATGCCCGGCGACATCGCCTCCCAGCCCGCCCCCGAGAAGTCCGTCGAGCACGCCCTCGTCACCTCGCGGCCCACCGTCCGCCCGGGCGACGAGGAGATCGACGCGCTCTGCCGGATGGTCGACGAGGCCAAACGGGTGACACTGTTCTGCGGCAGCGGCACGGCGGGTGCGCACGCCGAGGTGATGGAGTTCGCGGAGAAGGTGAAGGCACCGGTCGGGCACGCGCTGCGGGGCAAGGAGTGGATCCAGTACGACAATCCGTACGACGTCGGCATGAGCGGGCTGCTCGGCTACGGCGCCGCGTACGAGGCGACCAACGAGTGCGATCTGCTGATCCTGCTGGGCACCGACTTCCCGTACAACGCCTTCCTGCCCACCGACGTGAAGATCGTCCAGGTGGACGTCCGGCCGGAGCGGCTGGGACGGCGCTCCAAGCTCGACCTCGCGGTCTGGGGCGACGTCCGGGAGACGCTGCGCTGCCTCACGCCGAGGGTGAAGCCGAAGAGCGACCGCAAGTTCCTCGACCGGATGCTGAAGAAGCACGCCGACGCGCTGGAGGGCGTGGTCAAGGCGTACACCCGCAAGGTCGAGAAGCACGTGCCGATCCACCCGGAGTACGTGGCGTCGGTGCTGGACGAGATCGCCGACGACGACGCGGTGTTCACCGTCGACACCGGGATGTGCAACGTCTGGGCGGCGCGTTACCTGACGCCCAACGGCAAGCGGCGGGTGATCGGTTCCTTCAGCCACGGCTCGATGGCCAATGCCCTGCCCCAGGCGATCGGGGCCCAGTTCACCGACCGCCACCGTCAGGTCGTCTCGATGTCCGGCGACGGCGGATTCTCCATGCTGATGGGCGACTTCCTCACCCTCGTCCAGTACGACCTGCCGGTCAAGGTGGTGCTGTTCAACAACTCCTCGCTCGGCATGGTGGAGTTGGAGATGCTGGTGGCGGGGCTCCCGTCGTTCGGCACGGCGAACAAGAACCCGGACTTCGCCGCCGTGGCCCGTGCGGCCGGCGCCTACGGCGTCCGGGTGGAGAAGCCGAAGCAGTTGGAAAGCGCCCTGCGGGACGCCTTCAAGCACAAGGGCCCGGCGCTGGTGGACATCGTCACCGATCCGAACGCCCTGTCCATCCCGCCGAAGATCAGCGCCGACATGGTGACGGGCTTCGCACTCTCCGCCGGGAAGATCGTGCTCGACGGCGGGGTGGGCCGGATGCTCCAGATGGCCCGCTCCAACCTGCGCAACGTGCCCCGGCCCTGA
- a CDS encoding dienelactone hydrolase family protein, which translates to MWQRVPRPEHGRVTENILGLHMSLLEVLLLLGAVALVVVRWLPPAVRPRVTITAGAVSVLSAVVLSVVGIRWQLLPVLAGTVVALPFALSPLLRLRTGRPAWRARWWLALPGSVACVGLIATGPVAAWAFPVPVFPEPSGRFAVGTRVLQWTDPRRPETFTADPHDRREVVVQLWYPARKSPAGTQRAQYLGRTEHEARTVSNALARTVGLPGFLVDGIPRAHTRSVFDAPVADGGGRFPVVLFSPGSGGVRTQNTAWAEELASHGYLVAALDHPYDSAAVVLTGGRTIHTKTTSTGDRDKDDKLAAAWTTVRGADLSFVLTQLDRLGRGEIAGPLTGRLDTGRVAVTGHSMGGAAALQAARQDHRFDAVIDLDGYPHGPASPALHQPTLALTQAITPATDPHYIPRLTQALKLNTATSYRLTIPGATHLTFMDGPLYLPPLSSVVGSLGRTESPRVVAASTLAFLDTTLRDKPGDLAGVLSAYGDLSVHRPSDH; encoded by the coding sequence ATGTGGCAGCGCGTACCCCGCCCCGAGCATGGCCGGGTGACCGAGAACATCTTGGGACTGCACATGTCCCTTCTGGAAGTACTTCTACTGCTGGGTGCCGTCGCGCTGGTGGTGGTGCGCTGGCTTCCCCCTGCCGTCCGCCCACGCGTCACGATCACGGCGGGAGCAGTGTCCGTGCTGTCCGCGGTCGTTTTGAGCGTGGTGGGCATCCGCTGGCAACTGCTGCCCGTACTGGCAGGCACCGTCGTCGCGTTGCCATTCGCCCTCTCTCCGCTGCTGCGGCTCCGTACCGGCCGACCGGCGTGGCGGGCCCGGTGGTGGCTGGCCTTGCCCGGTTCGGTGGCCTGCGTCGGTCTGATCGCCACGGGTCCGGTGGCCGCCTGGGCCTTCCCCGTACCCGTGTTCCCCGAACCTTCAGGCCGTTTCGCAGTCGGCACCCGCGTGCTGCAGTGGACCGACCCACGCCGCCCCGAGACCTTCACCGCCGATCCGCACGACCGGCGCGAGGTCGTGGTCCAGCTCTGGTATCCCGCACGGAAGAGCCCCGCAGGCACGCAGCGGGCCCAGTATCTCGGACGCACTGAGCACGAGGCGCGCACCGTCTCCAACGCACTCGCCCGCACGGTCGGCCTGCCTGGCTTCCTGGTCGACGGCATCCCTCGTGCCCACACCCGTTCGGTCTTCGACGCCCCGGTGGCCGACGGGGGCGGACGCTTCCCGGTCGTGCTGTTCTCTCCGGGATCGGGCGGAGTGCGCACCCAGAACACCGCCTGGGCCGAGGAACTGGCCAGCCACGGCTATCTGGTCGCCGCCCTCGACCACCCGTACGACTCTGCCGCCGTCGTCCTCACCGGCGGCCGAACGATTCACACCAAGACCACCTCCACCGGCGACCGGGACAAGGACGACAAGCTGGCGGCCGCTTGGACGACTGTTCGGGGCGCCGACCTCAGTTTCGTCCTCACTCAGCTGGACCGTCTGGGCCGAGGTGAGATCGCCGGCCCGCTGACCGGACGCCTGGACACCGGCCGGGTCGCGGTCACCGGCCACTCCATGGGCGGTGCCGCCGCCCTGCAGGCAGCCCGGCAGGACCACCGGTTCGACGCCGTCATCGATCTGGACGGCTACCCCCACGGCCCCGCCTCCCCCGCCCTCCACCAGCCGACGCTCGCGCTCACCCAGGCCATCACCCCCGCGACCGACCCGCACTACATACCCCGCCTCACCCAGGCCCTCAAGCTCAACACAGCGACGAGCTACCGGCTCACCATCCCCGGCGCCACACACCTCACCTTCATGGACGGCCCCCTGTACCTGCCGCCCTTGTCCTCGGTGGTCGGCTCCCTGGGCCGCACCGAGAGCCCTCGGGTCGTCGCCGCAAGCACTCTCGCCTTCCTGGACACCACCCTGCGGGACAAGCCCGGTGACCTGGCCGGCGTCCTGTCGGCCTACGGTGACCTCAGCGTCCACCGCCCGAGCGACCACTGA